Proteins encoded within one genomic window of Nomia melanderi isolate GNS246 chromosome 8, iyNomMela1, whole genome shotgun sequence:
- the alpha-Man-IIa gene encoding alpha-mannosidase 2 produces the protein MRTRKTFAILGAGLILACCVMIYLMMDLALFPPGQGPKLSVNDNQWLHFENRLAKLEKDFNKHHEVMNALREVAEAKSFVPIAHTINRYNRSLSSSSSRLGKVLTCNFNMQKIPEVDIQMLEMYRQLEFDNIDGGVWKQGWDITYDDKQWHPKRKLKVFVVPHSHNDPGWLSTFEKYYTLQTRNILNNMVLKLVEDRRRKFIWAEISFFQLWWEDQSKTTRNLVRRLIHDGQLEIVSGGWVMPDESVSHWMAQLTQLTEGHQWLKYNLDYTPNSAWSIDPFGLSPTMPYLLKNAGLENVLIQRVHYSVKKKLAREKHLEFRWRQLWDNDGSTEIFTHVMPFYSYDVPHTCGPDPKICCQFDFFRLQSFGLTCPWKIAPRTITKANVAERAALLLDQYRKKAQLFKTDVVLAPLGDDFRYTHFTEWDAQYTNYQKLFDYMNKNEQLNVEIKFGTLSDYFDAVKEKYNLTEFPTLSGDFFTYSDRDDHYWSGYYTSRPFHKRLDRVLLSLLRASEILNTIAWSKGNDKLAEGTLAQRLSKARMWHSLFQHHDGISGTARDEVVIDYAKKMIMALNNSAHVLQHSVVHLLKTPQESITNIDSVYITLDESRLRHTSAGDKQVLILGDENPLKKVILYNSLPRQRTKVQTLIVSTPYVKVTDRMGQPVQCQISPIWIGPAALTAARYELSFLVTVPGFGITTYIIHALPKTSFPSKVHLANVTVYNTDISLPKIPGFGQIQVVPNAQEFSVTQRPDLSASFGKSGLLKALKVGNTTFPAHLEFVKYGTRGSGKDKSGAYLFLPDKPEPDLVFMDNKCIIHLITGPIVSKVFVELAHVRHTCILYNSPGSDGLGLHILNEVDISETQNYELAMRLSTDIASGDQFFTDLNGLNMIKRQRFPKLPTQGNYYPMAASAYIEDKRVRLTVVTAQPLGVSSMASGQIEIMQDRRLLQDDNRGLGQGVTDNLLTNHWFMFVLEKRKSQCPSPSPTANHPGGLISLYGHLASEELLHPIIAMHPQNVLEFDLNASFAPLRYDFPIDLSVVSFRVFPIPDGAGKGVGMVLHRAALDMCWNDNSYQRYFNVSESGEVDLTKFFYHIDDWIISKAPLTFHNVGPSLKSPIINLCPHQILPILFHKTQS, from the exons ATGAGGACTAGAAAAACATTTGCAATACTGGGGGCAGGTTTAATATTGGCCTGTTGCGTGATGATATATTTAATGATGGATTTAGCACTTTTCCCTCCTGGACAAGGACCTAAACTTTCTGTTAACGAT AATCAGTGGTTACATTTTGAGAACAGGTTAGCAAAGTTAGAAAAAGACTTCAATAAGCATCATGAAGTCATGAATGCTTTGCGAGAAGTTGCTGAAGCAAAAAGCTTTGTCCCTATAGCTCATACTATAAATCGTTATAATCGATCCTTATCGTCAAGTTCCTCTCGTTTAGGAAAAGTACTTACATGTAACTTTAATATGCAGAAAATACCAGAAGTAGATATACAAATGTTGGAGATGTATAGACAATTAGAATTTGATAATATTGATGGTGGAGTTTGGAAGCAAGGCTGGGATATTACTTACGATGATAAACAGTGGCAtccaaaaagaaaattaaaagtcTTTGTAGTTCCACATTCTCATAACGATCCTGGATGGCTTAGCACTTTCgagaaatattatacattacagACTCGGAATATCTTGAACAATATGGTACTAAAATTAGTAGAGGACAGAAGACGTAAATTCATTTGGgcagaaatatcatttttccaGCTTTGGTGGGAAGACCAATCAAAAACGACACGAAATTTGGTACGACGTTTAATTCACGACGGTCAGTTGGAAATTGTATCTGGGGGATGGGTCATGCCAGATGAATCTGTATCTCATTGGATGGCTCAGCTTACGCAACTTACCGAAGGTCATCAATGGTTAAAATATAACTTAGATTATACACCAAATTCAGCCTGGAGTATTGATCCATTCGGTCTTTCTCCAACAATGCCGTATCTTTTAAAAAATGCTGGActagaaaatgtattaatacaaAGAGTACATTActcagttaaaaaaaaattagctAGGGAAAAACATTTAGAATTCCGATGGAGACAATTATGGGACAATGATGGATCAACAGAAATCTTTACACATGTTATGCCATTTTACAGTTATGATGTACCTCATACTTGTGGTCCAGACCCAAAGATATGCTGTCAATTTGACTTCTTTCGACTTCAAAGTTTTGGATTAACTTGTCCATGGAAAATAGCACCGCGAACTATCACTAAAGCGAATGTTGCAGAGAGAGCTGCCCTGTTACTAGATCAATATCGAAAGAAAGCTCAACTCTTTAAGACTGATGTGGTACTAGCGCCATTAGGAGATGATTTTAGATATACACATTTTACTGAATGGGATGCTCAATATACTAATTATCAAAAGCTGTTTGattatatgaataaaaatgaacaattaaacGTTGAGATTAAATTTGGAACGTTAAGTGATTATTTTGATGCAGTtaaagagaaatataatttgactGAGTTTCCTACTTTGTCAGGAGACTTCTTTACATATTCCGATAGAGATGATCACTATTGGAGTGGATACTATACTTCAAg gcCCTTTCACAAACGACTAGATCGTGTTTTGTTAAGTTTATTAAGAGcttcagaaatattaaatactatagcTTGGAGCAAAGGTAATGATAAGCTGGCAGAAGGAACTCTTGCTCAACGTCTAAGCAAAGCAAGAATGTGGCACTCTCTGTTTCAACATCATGATGGTATCTCTGGAACTGCTAGGGATGAAGTAGTCATAGATTATGCAAAAAAGATGATAATGGCTTTAAATAATTCTGCTCATGTGCTTCAACACTCTGTAgtacatttattgaaaacacCTCAAGAATCTATAACAAATATAGACAGTGTGTATATAACGCTTGACGAATCCAG attaCGTCATACTAGTGCTGGAGACAAACAAGTACTTATATTAGGGGATGAAAATCCTTTAAAAAAAGTTATTCTCTACAATTCTCTTCCAAGACAAAGAACTAAAGTACAAACACTGATTGTTTCAACTCCATATGTCAAAGTCACTGATCGCATGGGTCAACCAGTCCAATGTCAGATTTCTCCAATATGGATCGGACCTGCTGCACTAACTGCCGCTAGATACGAGTTATCATTCCTAGTAACTGTACCTGGATTTGGTATCACAACCTACATAATTCATGCTCTACCTAAAACATCATTTCCATC aaaagTGCATCTCGCTAATGTGACTGTTTACAACACGGACATTAGTCTTCCTAAAATACCAGGCTTCGGACAAATTCAAGTAGTACCAAATGCTCAAGAATTTTCGGTTACTCAAAGACCAGACTTGTCCGCGTCTTTTGGAAAATCTGGTCTCTTGAAAGCTTTGAAAGTCGGTAATACTACATTCCCTGCTCATTTGGAGTTCGTCAAGTACGGAACTAGGGGCTCGGGTAAAGACAAAAGTGGAGCTTATCTATTTTTACCTGACAAGCCAGAACCAGACTTGGTATTTATGGATAATAAATGTATCATACATTTAATAACTGGGCCTATTGTCTCTAAAGTATTTGTAGAATTAGCTCATGTCCGTCACACTTGTATATTGTACAATTCACCTGGCAGTGATGGGCTTGGATTACACATACTCAATGAAGTTGATATATCAGAAACTCAAAACTATGAGCTTGCTATGAGATTGAGTACAGACATAGCTTCAGGAGATCAATTCTTCACCGATTTAAATGGACTTAAT ATGATTAAGCGCCAAAGATTTCCAAAGCTGCCTACTCAAGGAAATTATTATCCAATGGCAGCAAGTGCATATATAGAAGATAAAAGAGTTAGATTAACGGTAGTAACAGCACAACCATTAGGTGTAAGTTCTATGGCATCAGGACAAATTGAG attatGCAAGACAGAAGATTACTTCAAGACGATAATAGGGGATTAGGTCAGGGTGTAACTGACAACCTATTAACAAATCATTGGTTTATGTTCGttcttgaaaaaagaaaatctcAGTGTCCATCTCCATCGCCAACAGCGAACCATCCTGGAGGATTAATATCGCTATATGGTCATTTAGCTTCAGAAGAATTGTTGCATCCAATAATTGCAATGCACCCTCAAAAtgttttagaatttgatttaaatGCGTCCTTTGCGCCTCTTCGCTATGATTTTCCTATAGATTTAAGTGTCGTTAGTTTTAGGGTATTTCCTATACCCGATGGTGCTGGTAAAGGTGTCGGAATGGTTTTGCATCGAGCAGCTTTAGACATGTGTTGGAATGACAACTCTTATCAACGTTATTTCAATGTCTCCGAGTCTGGAGAAGTTGATTTAACGAAGTTCTTCTATCATATAGATGACTGGATTATCAGTAAAGCTCCTCTTACATTCCACAATGTAGGACCTTCTTTGAAATCTCCAATCATTAATTTATGTCCACACCAAATATTACCAATTTTGTTTCACAAAACACAATCATAA